The Saccharothrix variisporea genome has a segment encoding these proteins:
- a CDS encoding citrate synthase, with protein sequence MPDATTAPNDTRTVALRHQGGEHEMKVVPATEGAPGIDLGKLLATTGLVTLDSGFVNTASCSSEITYIDGDAGILRYRGYPIEQLAQRSNFIEVSYLLIYGELPTQAQLDEFSSKISRHTLLHEDLKRFFDGFPRDAHPMPVLSSAVSALSTFYQDSLSPFDANQVEISTIRLLAKVPTIAAYAYKKSVGQPFLYPDNSLGLVENFLRMTFGFPAEPYDVDPDLVRALDLLFVLHADHEQNCSTSTVRLVGSSEANLFASISAGINALFGPLHGGANSAVLEMLEKIKAEGGDVEAFVRKVKNKEDGVRLMGFGHRVYKNYDPRAAIIKKTADEILGKLGADDQLLDIAKKLEETALADEYFIERKLYPNVDFYTGLIYRAMGFPTKFFTVLFALGRLPGWIAHWREMIKDPATKIGRPRQIYVGSPERAYVPVTER encoded by the coding sequence ATGCCCGACGCGACGACTGCGCCGAACGACACCCGTACCGTCGCGCTGCGCCATCAGGGCGGAGAGCACGAGATGAAGGTAGTACCGGCCACCGAGGGTGCGCCCGGTATCGATCTCGGCAAGCTCCTGGCCACCACCGGCCTGGTCACCCTGGACAGCGGCTTCGTCAACACCGCGTCCTGTTCGTCCGAGATCACCTACATCGACGGTGACGCGGGGATCCTGCGCTACCGCGGCTACCCCATCGAGCAGCTCGCCCAGCGCTCGAACTTCATCGAGGTCAGCTACCTGCTGATCTACGGCGAGCTGCCGACGCAGGCGCAGCTGGACGAGTTCTCGTCCAAGATCAGCAGGCACACCCTGCTCCACGAGGACCTGAAACGCTTCTTCGACGGCTTCCCGCGCGACGCGCACCCGATGCCGGTGCTGTCCTCCGCGGTGTCCGCGCTGTCCACCTTCTACCAGGACAGCCTGAGCCCGTTCGACGCCAACCAGGTCGAGATCTCCACCATCCGACTCCTGGCGAAGGTCCCGACCATCGCCGCCTACGCCTACAAGAAGTCGGTCGGCCAGCCGTTCCTCTACCCGGACAACTCGCTGGGCCTGGTCGAGAACTTCCTGCGCATGACCTTCGGCTTCCCGGCCGAGCCCTACGACGTGGACCCGGACCTGGTCCGCGCGTTGGACCTGCTGTTCGTGCTGCACGCCGACCACGAGCAGAACTGCTCCACCTCCACCGTGCGCCTGGTGGGCTCCTCGGAGGCCAACCTGTTCGCCTCCATCTCCGCCGGCATCAACGCCCTGTTCGGCCCGCTGCACGGCGGCGCGAACAGCGCGGTGCTGGAGATGCTGGAGAAGATCAAGGCCGAGGGCGGTGACGTCGAGGCCTTCGTGCGCAAGGTGAAGAACAAGGAGGACGGCGTCCGCCTGATGGGCTTCGGCCACCGGGTCTACAAGAACTACGACCCGCGCGCGGCGATCATCAAGAAGACCGCCGACGAGATCCTGGGCAAGCTGGGCGCCGACGACCAGCTGCTGGACATCGCGAAGAAGCTGGAAGAGACCGCGCTCGCCGACGAGTACTTCATCGAGCGCAAGCTGTACCCGAACGTGGACTTCTACACCGGCCTGATCTACCGGGCGATGGGCTTCCCGACGAAGTTCTTCACCGTCCTGTTCGCGCTGGGCCGCCTCCCGGGCTGGATCGCCCACTGGCGCGAGATGATCAAGGACCCGGCCACCAAGATCGGCCGCCCGCGCCAGATCTACGTGGGTTCGCCGGAGCGCGCCTACGTGCCGGTGACCGAGCGCTGA
- a CDS encoding SRPBCC family protein, with the protein MTPDWPTTGLDPVRRLRATAAGVRGAAVTERVLAADPAEVWALLTDFEDAFTRIQPDMRAVEVVERRGDRVVLRAASRFGLRARLVGVQRPGWCWLQSRFLVIAMAAAPEPGGGTRVALTGGVRLPRRPAIVPWGVRRESTRSLDALQALLDR; encoded by the coding sequence ATGACCCCCGACTGGCCGACCACCGGCCTCGACCCCGTGCGCAGGTTGCGGGCGACCGCGGCCGGCGTGCGCGGCGCGGCGGTGACCGAACGCGTGCTCGCCGCCGATCCCGCCGAGGTGTGGGCGCTGCTGACCGACTTCGAGGACGCCTTCACCCGCATCCAGCCCGACATGCGCGCGGTGGAGGTGGTGGAGCGGCGGGGTGACCGGGTCGTGCTGCGGGCGGCGAGCCGGTTCGGGTTGCGAGCGCGGCTGGTCGGGGTGCAGCGGCCGGGGTGGTGCTGGTTGCAGAGCCGGTTCCTGGTGATCGCGATGGCCGCCGCACCGGAACCCGGCGGTGGCACGCGGGTCGCCCTGACCGGCGGGGTGCGGCTGCCGCGCCGGCCCGCGATCGTGCCGTGGGGGGTGCGGCGGGAGTCGACCCGGTCGCTCGACGCGCTCCAGGCGCTGCTGGACCGCTGA
- a CDS encoding carbohydrate kinase family protein — MIVVAGEALVDLVPTPEGTLAPRLGGGPYNVAVAAGRLEAPVSFLSRVSTDLFGDRLLERLHASNVRTDLVQRGPEPTTLAVVGLAEDGSARYSFYVEGTADRQVTDPGPLPDTVRAVSFGTLSLVLEPGASTYERVLWRESERGALTVLDPNIRAGLIRDPLAYRDRYDSWLPHVGLLKVSVDDARWLAELPEDAPEDDVLDVARDWLAAGPAAVVLTRGGDGLAVLTADGVIRVPPTPVTVVDTIGAGDTVQGALLAWLHHHDALSTEAVRGLDNGKWAAALSYAGAAAAITCSRAGAEPPFKRELEMT, encoded by the coding sequence GTGATCGTCGTCGCGGGTGAGGCGCTGGTCGACCTCGTACCGACCCCGGAGGGCACCCTCGCGCCCCGGCTGGGCGGCGGGCCGTACAACGTGGCCGTCGCCGCCGGTCGGCTGGAAGCACCGGTGAGCTTCCTGTCCCGCGTCTCCACCGACCTGTTCGGCGACCGGCTCCTGGAGCGCCTGCACGCCTCGAACGTGCGCACCGACCTGGTCCAGCGCGGCCCCGAGCCGACCACCCTGGCCGTCGTGGGCCTGGCCGAGGACGGCTCCGCCCGGTACTCCTTCTACGTCGAGGGCACCGCCGACCGGCAGGTCACCGACCCCGGTCCGCTGCCCGACACCGTCCGCGCGGTCTCCTTCGGCACGTTGTCGCTGGTCCTGGAGCCGGGCGCGAGCACCTACGAGCGGGTGCTGTGGCGCGAGTCCGAGCGCGGCGCGCTGACCGTGCTGGACCCGAACATCCGGGCCGGCCTGATCCGCGACCCGCTGGCCTACCGCGACCGCTACGACTCGTGGCTGCCGCACGTCGGCCTGCTCAAGGTGTCGGTCGACGACGCCCGCTGGCTCGCCGAACTGCCCGAGGACGCCCCCGAGGACGACGTGCTCGACGTCGCACGGGACTGGCTGGCGGCGGGTCCCGCGGCCGTCGTGCTGACCCGGGGTGGCGACGGTCTCGCCGTGCTCACCGCCGACGGCGTGATCCGCGTCCCACCGACCCCGGTCACCGTGGTGGACACGATCGGCGCGGGCGACACCGTGCAGGGCGCGCTGCTGGCGTGGCTGCACCACCACGACGCCCTGTCCACCGAGGCGGTCCGCGGTCTGGACAACGGGAAGTGGGCCGCGGCGCTGTCCTACGCGGGCGCGGCGGCGGCCATTACCTGCTCCCGGGCCGGCGCGGAACCGCCATTCAAACGCGAGCTGGAGATGACCTAG
- a CDS encoding ABC transporter permease produces the protein MTTLTPSRAVFLVARREFLTKVRTRSFVVGTLAIIAVLAGYVLLQTVLFDRAERDTVALNGQATVLAEPLKATAKSFGRELVTVDVGDVAAAEAQVRAGELDALVTGAPDRLRVVVKDRLGDDLRNSIDLIVKQQVLNAQLAEAGLDPATVARNVEQAAVDVVALEPEDAQRGQRLAIGLVIAALLYYSLLVYGTMVAQGVVEEKSSRVVEILLSTLRPSQLLLGKVLGLGLVGLAQLVLIGTTGLVLSSASGVVDVTGVAGGALATGVLWYLLGFFLYATVFAAAASLVSRQEELQSVLTPISMAVVIAFVVGINLMIQDASDALVAVLSVLPPFAPILMPGRMAMGVAPAWQVLLAVVLALAAIAAITWLGGRVYANAVLRTGARVRLRDVLR, from the coding sequence ATGACCACCCTCACCCCGAGCCGGGCGGTCTTCCTGGTCGCCCGCCGGGAGTTCCTGACCAAGGTGCGGACCCGCTCGTTCGTCGTCGGCACGCTGGCCATCATCGCCGTGCTCGCCGGGTACGTGCTGCTGCAGACCGTCCTGTTCGACCGGGCGGAGCGGGACACCGTGGCGCTCAACGGGCAGGCGACCGTGCTGGCCGAGCCGTTGAAGGCGACGGCGAAGTCGTTCGGGCGCGAACTGGTCACCGTGGACGTCGGCGACGTGGCGGCGGCCGAGGCGCAGGTGCGCGCGGGCGAGCTGGACGCGCTGGTGACCGGGGCGCCGGACCGGCTGCGGGTGGTGGTCAAGGACCGGCTCGGCGACGACCTGCGCAACTCCATCGACCTGATCGTCAAGCAGCAGGTGCTCAACGCGCAGCTCGCGGAGGCGGGGCTGGACCCGGCGACCGTGGCGCGCAACGTCGAGCAGGCGGCGGTGGACGTCGTGGCCCTGGAGCCCGAGGACGCCCAGCGCGGGCAGCGGCTGGCGATCGGCCTGGTGATCGCGGCGCTGCTGTACTACTCGCTGCTGGTCTACGGGACGATGGTGGCGCAGGGCGTGGTGGAGGAGAAGTCCAGCCGCGTGGTGGAGATCCTGCTGTCCACGCTGCGGCCGTCGCAGCTGCTGCTGGGCAAGGTGCTGGGGCTCGGGCTGGTCGGGCTGGCGCAGCTGGTGCTGATCGGGACGACCGGCTTGGTGCTGTCGTCGGCGTCCGGGGTGGTCGACGTGACCGGGGTGGCCGGGGGCGCGCTGGCCACCGGCGTGCTGTGGTACCTGCTCGGGTTCTTCCTCTACGCCACGGTGTTCGCGGCGGCGGCGTCGCTGGTGTCGCGGCAGGAGGAGCTGCAGTCGGTGCTGACGCCGATCAGCATGGCGGTGGTGATCGCGTTCGTGGTCGGCATCAACCTGATGATCCAGGACGCGTCGGACGCGCTGGTGGCGGTCCTGTCGGTGCTGCCGCCGTTCGCGCCGATCCTCATGCCGGGCCGGATGGCGATGGGCGTGGCACCCGCGTGGCAGGTGCTGCTGGCGGTGGTGCTGGCGCTGGCGGCGATCGCGGCGATCACGTGGCTGGGTGGCCGGGTGTACGCGAACGCGGTGCTGCGGACCGGGGCGCGCGTGCGGCTGCGGGACGTGCTGCGATAG
- a CDS encoding ABC transporter ATP-binding protein, producing the protein MAQGVLEVDRVSKRYGPVVALRDMTFDVRAGELFGFVGSNGAGKTTTMRIALGVLAADAGEVRWNGAPVTLETRRRIGYMPEERGLYPKMKVLDQLVYLAELHGMPTAAAQRSAQDWIARLGLRDRCDDEVQKLSLGNQQRVQLAAALVHDPDVLVLDEPFSGLDPVAVDVMSQVLREKAAAGVPVVFSSHQLDLVERLCDRVGIVRAGSLVACGTVEELRSGGSVHLVVDAPDATDGWADGLAGVRTLHVEGTRTTLELGPDADDQAVLHAALATGPVREFTRRRPTLTELFRSVVTEEHAA; encoded by the coding sequence GTGGCACAGGGAGTGCTGGAGGTCGACCGGGTCTCCAAGCGCTACGGTCCGGTCGTCGCCCTGCGGGACATGACCTTCGACGTGCGCGCCGGCGAGCTGTTCGGGTTCGTCGGCAGCAACGGGGCCGGCAAGACCACGACCATGCGGATCGCGCTGGGCGTGCTGGCCGCCGACGCCGGCGAGGTCCGCTGGAACGGCGCTCCCGTCACGCTGGAGACCCGCCGCCGCATCGGTTACATGCCCGAGGAACGCGGCCTCTACCCGAAGATGAAGGTGCTCGACCAGCTCGTGTACCTGGCCGAGCTGCACGGCATGCCGACCGCCGCCGCGCAGCGCTCGGCGCAGGACTGGATCGCCCGGCTGGGTCTGCGCGACCGGTGCGACGACGAGGTGCAGAAGCTCAGCCTGGGCAACCAGCAGCGGGTGCAGCTGGCGGCGGCGCTGGTGCACGACCCGGACGTGCTGGTGCTGGACGAGCCGTTCTCCGGGCTGGACCCGGTGGCGGTGGACGTGATGAGCCAGGTGCTGCGCGAGAAGGCCGCCGCGGGCGTGCCGGTGGTGTTCTCCAGCCACCAGCTCGACCTGGTGGAACGGCTGTGCGACCGGGTCGGCATCGTGCGCGCCGGGTCGCTGGTGGCTTGCGGGACCGTCGAGGAGCTGCGGTCGGGCGGCAGCGTGCACCTGGTCGTGGACGCGCCCGACGCGACCGACGGGTGGGCGGACGGCCTGGCCGGCGTGCGGACCCTGCACGTCGAGGGCACCCGCACCACGCTGGAGCTGGGTCCGGACGCCGACGACCAGGCCGTGCTGCACGCCGCCCTGGCCACCGGCCCGGTCCGCGAGTTCACCCGGCGGCGGCCGACGCTGACCGAGCTGTTCCGCAGCGTCGTCACCGAGGAGCACGCGGCATGA
- a CDS encoding type VII secretion target: protein MFVSFHVSPEEVRAHAGTVDQLAQRMLAATKTADPSLSTDAFGIFGSFLASFLLKSAGQSQDIFGQATETIADMCQGLREVADLYENVDLDNAFGFNGKARG, encoded by the coding sequence ATGTTCGTGTCGTTCCACGTGAGCCCGGAGGAGGTCCGGGCCCACGCCGGCACGGTCGACCAGCTCGCACAGCGGATGCTCGCGGCCACCAAGACCGCCGACCCGTCGCTGTCGACCGACGCCTTCGGCATCTTCGGTTCGTTCCTGGCCTCGTTCCTGCTCAAGTCGGCGGGCCAGTCGCAGGACATCTTCGGCCAGGCCACCGAGACCATCGCGGACATGTGCCAGGGCCTGCGCGAGGTCGCCGACCTCTACGAGAACGTCGACCTCGACAACGCCTTCGGGTTCAACGGAAAGGCACGCGGATGA
- a CDS encoding YbaB/EbfC family nucleoid-associated protein — MEPIEPDEWLKQYGQKIEAAKRNAEQAQAQLGDVGGSATSPDGLITVSVNASGALTNLILRPGLRGEDPERISGAIMTAVAQAQRTAAGQVVQIMTDFVGDGPALDFVKQNMPNGYSGDEPEPAEPESELERRDTRPDDEYFTNPPDVMA, encoded by the coding sequence ATGGAGCCGATCGAGCCGGACGAGTGGCTCAAGCAGTACGGGCAGAAGATCGAGGCGGCCAAGCGCAACGCCGAACAGGCCCAGGCGCAGCTCGGTGACGTCGGCGGCAGTGCGACCTCCCCGGACGGCCTCATCACCGTCAGCGTCAACGCCTCCGGCGCGCTGACGAACCTGATCCTGCGGCCCGGGCTGCGCGGCGAGGACCCGGAGCGCATCTCCGGCGCGATCATGACCGCCGTGGCGCAGGCGCAGCGCACCGCCGCGGGCCAGGTCGTGCAGATCATGACCGACTTCGTCGGCGACGGGCCGGCGCTGGACTTCGTCAAGCAGAACATGCCGAACGGCTATTCGGGTGACGAGCCGGAACCGGCGGAACCGGAATCCGAGCTGGAGCGTCGAGACACCAGGCCCGATGACGAGTACTTCACCAACCCACCCGACGTGATGGCCTGA
- a CDS encoding alpha/beta fold hydrolase, which translates to MTKGERGGVAIAAVLLVDAVVHLYWATGARWPAPDEFALSVAVLGFGVDFRPGLLVPLAGVLLLGALVVWGRVRWSGWWWRAGTAVVVAGLGVRGLLGVLWALPGTGRLAPVFLWTNLAATALCLALAVLGFRLVRGAVARGVVVGVPAVVVGALVAGAYVVTPDRVEYRPEQGLGGMASRYVDTPVARFHYVREGDGPPVVLLSPGASWVAGWGPQIKALAATHTVYAVDLPGQGFTEAHDVRFDLDGMTAAVDAFLGAVGVERAVLAGNSWSGGWALAYAQRHPERVTRLVLLAPSGLDRPDPVGWEVFKLPVVGRALARLGAGSREAQEAGVRGLFVHQDAVTAELVDGFVATNTFPDNVRSLYELEAGLDWSTVEAALPTTRQPTLVVWGRQDTVLPVANAAVFAERLPDARVTVLDDCGHALPLDCAEPVTALVEGFLRER; encoded by the coding sequence ATGACGAAGGGTGAGCGGGGCGGGGTCGCCATCGCGGCCGTGCTGCTGGTGGACGCCGTGGTGCACCTCTACTGGGCGACGGGGGCGCGGTGGCCGGCTCCCGACGAGTTCGCGTTGTCGGTCGCGGTGCTCGGGTTCGGGGTGGACTTCCGGCCGGGGCTGTTGGTGCCGCTGGCCGGGGTGCTCCTGCTGGGCGCGCTGGTGGTGTGGGGACGGGTGCGCTGGTCCGGCTGGTGGTGGCGGGCGGGGACCGCGGTGGTGGTCGCCGGGCTGGGCGTGCGCGGGCTGCTGGGCGTGCTGTGGGCGTTGCCGGGGACCGGGCGGCTGGCTCCGGTGTTCCTGTGGACCAACCTCGCGGCGACGGCGTTGTGCCTGGCGTTGGCGGTGCTGGGGTTCCGGTTGGTGCGCGGGGCGGTCGCGCGGGGTGTCGTCGTCGGGGTGCCGGCGGTCGTCGTCGGTGCGTTGGTGGCCGGCGCGTACGTCGTGACACCCGATCGGGTGGAGTACCGGCCTGAGCAGGGGCTGGGCGGGATGGCGTCCCGGTACGTCGACACCCCGGTGGCGCGGTTCCACTACGTGCGCGAAGGGGACGGGCCGCCGGTCGTGCTGCTGTCGCCCGGCGCGTCGTGGGTGGCCGGGTGGGGGCCGCAGATCAAGGCGTTGGCGGCCACGCACACCGTGTACGCCGTGGACCTCCCCGGGCAGGGGTTCACCGAGGCGCACGACGTGCGTTTCGACCTCGACGGGATGACCGCGGCGGTGGACGCGTTCCTGGGCGCCGTGGGCGTGGAGCGGGCGGTGCTGGCGGGGAACTCGTGGAGCGGTGGCTGGGCGTTGGCCTACGCCCAGCGCCACCCCGAACGGGTGACCCGGTTGGTGTTGCTCGCACCGTCCGGGTTGGACCGGCCGGACCCGGTCGGCTGGGAGGTGTTCAAGCTGCCGGTCGTCGGACGGGCGCTGGCGCGGCTGGGCGCGGGCAGCCGGGAGGCGCAGGAGGCCGGGGTGCGCGGGTTGTTCGTGCACCAGGACGCCGTCACGGCCGAGCTGGTGGACGGCTTCGTCGCCACGAACACGTTCCCCGACAACGTCCGTTCGCTGTACGAGCTGGAAGCCGGGCTCGACTGGAGCACCGTCGAAGCGGCACTGCCGACGACCCGGCAGCCGACCCTGGTGGTGTGGGGCCGGCAGGACACCGTGCTGCCGGTGGCGAACGCGGCGGTGTTCGCCGAGCGGCTGCCGGACGCCCGGGTGACCGTGCTGGACGACTGCGGGCACGCGTTGCCGCTGGACTGCGCCGAGCCGGTGACCGCGCTGGTGGAAGGCTTCCTGCGTGAGCGCTGA
- a CDS encoding helix-turn-helix transcriptional regulator, whose protein sequence is MSPARRDVERRIHNRIRVLRVERGMTRVGLARAVGVNPQTIGALERGDHYPGLDLALRICEVFGLPVEAVFSREPFEPLSTRVYG, encoded by the coding sequence ATGAGTCCGGCACGCCGGGACGTCGAACGGCGGATCCACAACCGGATCCGGGTGCTGCGGGTCGAGCGGGGGATGACCAGGGTGGGTCTGGCGCGGGCGGTCGGGGTCAACCCCCAGACCATCGGCGCGCTGGAACGGGGTGACCACTACCCGGGCTTGGACCTGGCGCTGCGGATCTGCGAGGTGTTCGGCCTGCCCGTGGAAGCGGTGTTCAGCCGCGAGCCGTTCGAACCGCTGTCCACGCGGGTGTACGGCTGA
- a CDS encoding cryptochrome/photolyase family protein: MDSATVVWFRRDLRVADHPALSAAAERASRGLALYVLDPRLLQVAGRPRVDFLFRCLRSLDAKLGGRLMVVSGDPVEVVPEVAESVGARSVHVSGDAGPYGRERDSAVGERVELVRVGSPYAVTPGRVLKGDGSPYRVFSPFRKAWQEHGWRGPADTDESTVDWIEPRKSEPLPKGELLPDVRELWERFRDERLPDYAEHRDRPDLDRTSRMSAFLRWGVVHPRTLLADLGQDKGSAAFRSELAWRDFYADVLWHQPESARHNLDRRFDRMELDHDRERFAAWCAGRTGYPFVDAGMRQLLAEGWMHNRVRMVVASFLVKDLHLPWWWGARHFMKHLVDGDLASNQHGWQWAAGTGTDAAPYFRVFNPVTQGEKFDPDGDYVRRYVPELRDVPGRKVHQPRDPIVDHAHERQVALARYAAIKG; encoded by the coding sequence GTGGACTCCGCGACTGTCGTCTGGTTCCGGCGTGACCTGCGGGTGGCCGACCACCCCGCCTTGTCGGCCGCTGCCGAGCGGGCGTCGCGGGGGCTCGCGTTGTACGTCTTGGACCCCCGGCTGTTGCAGGTGGCCGGACGGCCTCGGGTGGACTTCCTGTTCCGGTGCCTGCGGTCGTTGGACGCGAAGCTGGGCGGGCGGTTGATGGTCGTGTCCGGGGATCCCGTCGAGGTGGTTCCCGAGGTCGCGGAAAGCGTTGGGGCGCGGTCGGTCCACGTGTCCGGTGATGCCGGGCCGTACGGGCGGGAGCGGGACTCGGCGGTGGGTGAGCGGGTCGAGTTGGTGCGGGTCGGGTCGCCGTACGCGGTGACGCCGGGGCGGGTCCTGAAAGGGGACGGCAGTCCGTACCGGGTGTTCTCGCCGTTCCGGAAGGCGTGGCAGGAGCACGGGTGGCGCGGTCCGGCCGACACCGACGAGTCCACAGTGGACTGGATCGAGCCGCGGAAGAGCGAGCCGCTGCCGAAGGGCGAGCTGCTGCCGGACGTCCGGGAACTGTGGGAGAGGTTCCGGGACGAGCGCTTGCCGGACTACGCGGAGCACCGCGACCGGCCCGACCTGGACCGCACGAGCCGCATGTCGGCGTTCCTGCGGTGGGGTGTGGTGCACCCGCGCACGCTGCTGGCGGATTTGGGGCAGGACAAGGGATCCGCCGCGTTCCGGTCGGAGCTGGCGTGGCGCGACTTCTACGCGGACGTCCTGTGGCACCAGCCGGAGTCCGCGCGGCACAACCTCGACCGCCGCTTCGACCGGATGGAACTGGACCACGACCGGGAGCGGTTCGCGGCCTGGTGCGCCGGGCGGACCGGCTACCCGTTCGTGGACGCGGGGATGCGGCAGCTGCTCGCCGAAGGCTGGATGCACAACCGGGTGCGGATGGTCGTGGCGAGCTTCCTGGTCAAGGACCTGCACCTGCCGTGGTGGTGGGGCGCCCGGCACTTCATGAAGCACCTCGTGGACGGCGACCTGGCCTCCAACCAGCACGGCTGGCAGTGGGCGGCGGGCACGGGCACCGACGCGGCGCCCTACTTCCGCGTGTTCAACCCCGTCACGCAGGGGGAGAAGTTCGACCCGGACGGCGACTACGTCCGCCGGTACGTGCCGGAACTGCGGGACGTGCCCGGCCGGAAGGTCCACCAGCCCCGCGACCCGATCGTCGACCACGCCCACGAGCGCCAGGTCGCGCTGGCCCGGTACGCGGCCATCAAGGGTTAG
- a CDS encoding RNA polymerase sigma factor, which translates to MSADLPVDRAADLVVAARRGDTLALAELVDLLDPYVGRICGSVALDAGADAAQDTLIIVLRRLGSLSDPRALFGWVRTIALREALRHARSERGSGDDRLAAVPAPGDPVLAADIRDVLRRLSPVHRAVLVLRDLEGLDEERVAEVLSVPTGTVKSRLHRARAAFRKAWTS; encoded by the coding sequence GTGAGCGCTGACCTGCCCGTCGACCGCGCCGCCGACCTCGTGGTGGCGGCGCGGCGCGGCGACACGCTCGCGCTGGCCGAGCTGGTGGACCTGCTCGACCCGTACGTCGGGCGGATCTGCGGCTCGGTCGCGCTGGACGCGGGCGCGGACGCCGCCCAGGACACGCTGATCATCGTGTTGCGGCGCTTGGGGTCCCTGTCCGACCCGCGCGCGTTGTTCGGCTGGGTGCGCACCATCGCCCTGCGCGAGGCGCTGCGGCACGCGCGCTCGGAACGGGGTTCGGGTGACGACCGGCTGGCCGCCGTGCCCGCACCCGGCGACCCGGTGCTGGCTGCCGACATCCGGGACGTGCTGCGCCGGCTGAGCCCCGTGCACCGGGCCGTGCTGGTGCTGCGCGACCTCGAAGGACTGGACGAGGAGCGCGTGGCCGAGGTGCTGTCCGTCCCCACCGGAACCGTGAAATCCAGGCTGCACCGGGCACGTGCGGCGTTCAGGAAGGCGTGGACCTCATGA
- a CDS encoding WXG100 family type VII secretion target yields MTTQATTQGRDPSHLIGDVQGTVAAVERGDWVQAGLGMANTAMSIVGMASNPLSGFLSAGFSWAIQHVDFLREPFDALLGNPQAIQKMSSDWASAAKQIEGIVADYRRTAVEETRGWRGRSADGYREAAKKHASGLETLSKAAHGISNAAKGAGELVAQVRKTIMDLISKAVSDMVMKIIQWLSVSWLTFGASIAAAIADIIQMACNYAKKLADFLQKLGNSLKKLIDLIRQVVQIINTAKQILQAITAMTHSNKGGGAGGGGAGSRPSSGGLGLTEGQLNEMDRGANDRYTSGSGGGGGTNTSGVGAGSGGPQVSRPPTLGGTPTGGEWGSGSGPGGGYTTPGGTGGTVRRPPQVGGGSGSGGSGGASSGGHWEPGRWVPAASGSPVSPPPNILPGGPRDTTHATNTTLPYVPSAKPFSTPDLATSHGGGGGGLGGGGGLPGGFGGGGGGGLGASGGGGAGAGQTLQAGGASGVLPQGSHGAAGGGVPGGGAGGRAGGAGGGMMGGMMPPMAGQGGQGDGKDHQRKVRLEGEPLIDEPPKAAKPIIGE; encoded by the coding sequence ATGACCACGCAGGCCACGACGCAGGGGCGGGACCCGTCCCACCTGATCGGCGACGTGCAGGGCACGGTCGCGGCGGTCGAGCGCGGCGACTGGGTGCAGGCCGGGCTGGGCATGGCCAACACCGCCATGAGCATCGTCGGCATGGCCTCCAACCCGCTGTCGGGCTTCCTGTCCGCCGGGTTCTCCTGGGCCATCCAGCACGTGGACTTCCTGCGCGAGCCGTTCGACGCGCTGCTGGGCAACCCGCAGGCGATCCAGAAGATGTCGAGCGACTGGGCGTCCGCGGCCAAGCAGATCGAGGGCATCGTCGCCGACTACCGGCGCACCGCCGTCGAGGAGACCCGCGGGTGGCGCGGCCGGTCGGCCGACGGCTACCGCGAGGCGGCCAAGAAGCACGCCTCCGGCCTGGAGACGCTGAGCAAGGCCGCGCACGGCATCTCCAACGCCGCCAAGGGCGCGGGCGAGCTGGTCGCGCAGGTCCGCAAGACCATCATGGACCTGATCAGCAAGGCCGTGTCGGACATGGTCATGAAGATCATCCAGTGGCTGTCGGTGTCCTGGCTGACCTTCGGCGCGTCCATCGCGGCGGCGATCGCCGACATCATCCAGATGGCGTGCAACTACGCCAAGAAGCTCGCGGACTTCCTGCAGAAGCTCGGCAACTCGCTCAAGAAGCTCATCGACCTGATCCGGCAGGTCGTGCAGATCATCAACACCGCCAAGCAGATCCTGCAGGCGATCACCGCGATGACCCACTCCAACAAGGGTGGCGGCGCGGGTGGCGGCGGTGCGGGCTCCCGGCCGTCGTCGGGTGGTCTGGGGCTGACCGAGGGCCAGCTCAACGAGATGGACCGCGGCGCCAACGACCGCTACACCTCCGGCAGCGGCGGTGGCGGCGGCACCAACACCAGCGGTGTGGGCGCCGGCTCCGGTGGCCCGCAGGTGAGCCGTCCACCGACGCTGGGCGGCACGCCGACCGGTGGCGAGTGGGGCTCCGGCTCGGGTCCCGGCGGCGGCTACACCACTCCCGGCGGCACGGGCGGCACGGTGCGCCGTCCTCCGCAGGTCGGCGGCGGCAGTGGCAGTGGCGGCAGTGGCGGCGCGAGCTCGGGCGGCCACTGGGAGCCGGGCCGGTGGGTGCCGGCGGCGTCGGGTTCGCCCGTCAGCCCGCCGCCGAACATCCTGCCGGGCGGCCCGCGTGACACCACGCACGCCACCAACACGACCCTGCCGTACGTGCCTTCGGCGAAGCCCTTCTCGACCCCCGACCTGGCGACCTCCCACGGAGGCGGCGGTGGCGGTCTCGGTGGTGGCGGCGGCCTCCCGGGTGGTTTCGGTGGCGGTGGCGGCGGTGGCCTCGGCGCTTCCGGTGGCGGTGGTGCCGGTGCCGGCCAGACCCTCCAGGCGGGCGGCGCGTCCGGCGTCCTCCCGCAGGGCTCGCACGGCGCGGCCGGCGGCGGTGTCCCGGGCGGTGGCGCGGGCGGCCGGGCCGGTGGCGCGGGCGGCGGCATGATGGGCGGCATGATGCCCCCGATGGCGGGCCAGGGCGGTCAGGGCGACGGCAAGGACCACCAGCGCAAGGTCCGGCTGGAAGGTGAGCCGCTGATCGACGAGCCGCCGAAGGCCGCGAAGCCGATCATCGGCGAGTGA